In Bradyrhizobium sp. WD16, the genomic stretch GCAAATCGTGAGGGTGTGACCATGACCGCCATCATCGCCGTGCTGGGTCCGATCCTGATGGGCACGCTGTTCGGCTTCCTGCTGCAGCGCGGCCGGGTGACGAGCTGCAACGTCATCGAGGACCAGTTTCGTCTGCGTGACTTCACCGTGCTCAAGGTCATGGGCACGGCCATCATCGTCGGCGGGCTCGGTGTCCTGCTGCTGATCGATACCGGCGGCACCAAGTACTATGTCAAGGACGCCAACATGCTCGGTGTCGCTCTGGGCGCCGCGCTGTTCGGCATCGGCATGGTGGTCTACGGCTATTGCCCCGGCACTGCGCTCGGCGCCATCGCAACCGGCAGCGTGCATGCTCTTGTCGGTGCGCTGGGCATGATCGTCGGCGCCATTCTCTATGCGCTGAGCTTCGATTGGGTCAAAAGCCATGTGCTCAACGCCTGGGCGCTCGGCAAGGTGCGGCTTCCAGACGTGACCGGCATTCCCGACATGGCCTGGTTCGCGATCCTCGCCGTCGGCGCCGCGGCGTTCTTCTGGAGGGTCGAGACCAGTGAGGCCAAGAAGGCCTGAGATGGTTTCTGAGACGCGCGCGAGCCCGTCTCAGAGGCTACTGTCACGATGGGGTTCTGTCTCAATGGCTCATATAGGCCGAGACCTTGATGCCGGTCGGGCCGAGAATCACCACGAACAGAACCGGCAGGAAGAACACGATCATCGGCACGGTCAGCTTGGGCGGTAGCGCCGCGGCCTTTTTTTCGGCCTCGGTCATCCGCATGTCGCGGTTCTCCTGGGCCAGCACCCGCAAGGTCATCGCCAGCGGCGTTCCGTAGCGCTCTGCCTGCTGCAGCGCCACCGCGACCGATTTGACGCTCTCCAGGCCGGTACGCCTGGCGAGGTTCTCATAGGCGATCTTGCGGTCCTGCAGGTAGGAGAGCTCGGCAGTCACCAGCGTCAGCTCCTCGGCCAAGGCGATGGACTGCGTGCCGATCTCCTGGGAAACCCGGTGGAACGCCGCCTCGACCGACATGCCGGATTCGATGCAGATCAGCAGCAGGTCGAGCGCATCGGGAAAGGCGCGCTTGATGGAAAGCTGGCGTTTCGCAATCGCGTTCCTGAGGAACAACATCGGCGCCTGCATGCCGAGATAGGTCGCGCCCGTGCAGATGGCGAGCTTCATCGCCAGCGAAATCTGTAGATCGAACAGCACGAAGACGTAGAGCACCGATCCGACGAAGAACACCGCCGGCGTGACCAGGCGGAAGAACAGGAAGGTGGTGTAGGGGGCGTGGCCGCGATAGCCGGCCATCAGCAGCTTCTCGCGGGCGGCTTCCTGGGCGAGCCACTTGCCGAGATTGAAATCCTCGACCGTCTTGCGGACGAGTTCTCTCGGGGCCTGACGCAGCGCCACCTTTTCGTTGCGGTTGAGGCGCTCCCGGTCGCGCTGGCGCAGCCGCTCGCGCTCGTTCGCGACCGCCTTCATCCGCTTGGCGAGGTTCTCGCCCGCGAACAGCGGCGTCACCAGCGTATAGACCGTGACACTCGCCGCGACCGCGGCGAGCAGCATGGCCATGAAGCGGGTGTCGTGAAACTTCTCTATGATGAAGTCGATCATGTTCCCGCGGCCTAGTACCCTGTTTCCGAAGTTCGTGATTTGCTTGCAGCACCCTCTCGGCACGAACTTCGGAAACAAGAGGGTACTAGAATCATGATCATGCTAGTGTCCCTTTGGTTCTAACGTTCGTAGAAGCGCTCGCTGCAACGGAATACGAACGTTAGAACCGGGACACTAGAAGTCGAAATTGATCATGCGCTTCATGACGAAAATGCCCGTGCTCATCCATACCAGGCACGCGGCGAGCATGATGCGGCCGGTGGGATGGGTCCAGAGCAGGGAGATGTAGTCGGGCGTGGAAATATAGACGAGCACCATCACGATCGGCGGCAGGGCGCCGATGATGGCGGCGGAAGCCTTGGCCTCCATCGACATCGCCTGGATCTTTGCCTTCATCTTCTTGCGGTCGCGCAGCACCTTGGAGAGGTTGCCGAGCGCCTCCGACAGGTTGCCGCCCGACTTCTGCTGGATGGAGATGACGATGCCGAAGAAGTTGGATTCGGCCAGCGGCATGCGGTCGTAGAGGCGCGCACAGGCCTCGCCGAGCGGAATGCCGATCGCCTGGGTTTCCACGATCGCGGAGAATTCGGAACGCAGAGGCTCGGGTGCTTCGGTCGCCACAACGCGGATCGAATCGAATAGCGGCAAGCCCGATTTGATGCCGCGGACGATGACGTCGACTGCGTCGGGCAGCGCTTCGAGGAACTTGTTCTCGCGCCGTTTCTTGAGGAAGCCGAGCACCCAGCGCGGCAGGCCGAAGCCGGCGGCGAAGCCGACTCCGAGGGCCGCAACGAGTCCCATGCCGGCCGTCAGCGGCAGCAGGAAGCCGATGCCGCCGATGACGGCCGAGATGATCAGGAATTTCTCCTTGCTCCAGTCGAGCCCCGCCTGCGAAAGGCGGGACGCAAGGTCGACCTGCTGTTTCTTCTTCGCGCGTTCATCGATCTGCTTGAGCGTCTCCTCGACCTGCTCGCGCCGGCTGCGCTGCGTGCGATCGACCCCGCGGCCGCCGGCCTCGATTCTGGCGAAGGAGGCACGGCGCTTCTCGGCCTGCCGCTCGCCCGACAGCAAGGGATAGATGAAAACCCATGCGATGCCGCCGACGGCCAATGCGGCGAGAAAGGCCAGTGCCAGCGCCTGCATCTTCATCGGTTACGCTCCTCAACTCTCTACTCTGGTGTATGCGCGCCGGTCCGGGCCGACGCTCAGCTTCCGGAAAGGGGCAGCTCGGCGGCATCCAGTGCGGCTGCGAGCCGCGTCTCCTCGCCGTAATAGCGCGCGCGTTCCCAGAATTTCGGCCGGCCGATTCCGGTCGAGCGGTGGCGGCCGATGATTCGTCCCTCGGCATCTTCGCCGACGATGTCGTAGAGGAAGATGTCCTGGGTAATGATGGTATCGCCTTCCATGCCCATCACCTCGGTAATGTGGGTGATGCGCCGCGAGCCGTCGCGCAGGCGCGCGGCCTGGATGATGACGTCGATCGATGAGCAGATCATCTCGCGAATGGTGCGCGAGGGCAGGCCGAGGCCGCCCATGGTGATCATCGATTCGCAGCGCGACAGCCCCTCGCGCGGGTTGTTGGCGTGCAGCGTGCCCATCGAACCGTCGTGGCCGGTGTTCATGGCCTGGAGCAAATCGAAAGCTTCCGGGCCGCGGACTTCGCCAACGATGATCCGCTCCGGCCGCATGCGCAGGCAGTTGCGAACCAGCTCGCGCATGGTGACTTGTCCCTCGCCCTCGAGGTTGGGCGGACGGGTTTCCAGTCGGACGGTGTGCGGCTGCTGCAGCTGAAGTTCCGCCGCGTCCTCGCAAGTGATGATGCGCTCGTCGTGGTCGATATAGTTGGTCAGGCAGTTGAGCAGCGTCGTCTTGCCGGAGCCCGTACCGCCGGAGATCAGGACGTTGCAGCGGACGCGTCCGATGATCTTCAGGATCTCGGCGCCTTCCGGCGAGATCGCGCCGAACCGCACGATCTGATCGAGCGTAAGCTTGTCGCGCCTGAACTTGCGGATGGTGAGGACCGGGCCGTCGATCGCCAGCGGTTCGACGATGGCGTTGACGCGGGATCCGTCGGCGAGACGGGCGTCGCAGATCGGCGAGGATTCGTCGACCCGGCGGCCGACCTGGCTGACGATGCGCTGGCAGATGTTGAGCAGCTGCTGGTTGTCGCGGAACCGGATGCCGGTCTTCTGGATCTTGCCGCCGACTTCGATGTAGACGGTATTGGCGCCGTTGACCATGATGTCGGCGATGTCGTCGCGGGCCAGCAGCGGCTCCAGCGGACCGTAGCCGAGGACGTCGTTGCAGATGTCGTCGAGCAGTTCCTCCTGCTCGGCGATCGACATCACGATGTTCTTGATCGCGATGATTTCGTTGACGATGTCGCGGATTTCCTCGCGCGCCGATTCGGCGTCGAGCTTGGCGAGCTGCGCGAGGTCGATCGCCTCGATCAGGGCGCCGAAGATGGTCGCCTTGACCTGATAATAGTTGTCCGAGCGGCGGATATCCGCGGCGGGCGGCGGCGCGGTCCTGGCCGGGGACAGCGGCGGCGCTGCGACGAGGGGCGTCGGCTCGACGCTGCGCGGGGCTGGCGCGTCATAGCCGGCCGACGCCGGCTTTAGCCGGCTTTCCGCTTCAACTCCGCTACGCTTACCAAACACGATACCACTCCGAACGAATAGGCTATTTCGACCGCAGCCTCTCCAGCAGCGGCGATAGCAGCGAGCTGCGCGGCCTCTTGGTCTCGCTGCGGCCGGTGAGCCGCTGGGCGATCTGCAGGAATATCTCGGCGGATCGATGCGTCGACGAGATCTCGGCGATCATCTGGCCGTTGTTGGCGGCGACCCCGAAGGTCTGGGGCTCGAACGGGATCGATGCGACGGGGTCGCATTCCATTGCCTTGGCGAATTCCCTGGCCGAGATTTCGGGCCGCTTCGGCACGCCGGTCCTGTTGAGACAGTAGAGCGGGGCGCGGTCGTTCGGCCGCGCCGCCTTCAGGAGGTCGAACAGATTCTTGGTGTTGCGCAGGTTGGCGAGATCGGGCTCGGCGACGATCAGGATGTCGTCGGCGCTGACCAGGGTGCGGCGAGCCCAGCCGGACCACTGGTGCGGCACATCGAGCACGATGCAGGGCACCGAGCTGCGCAGCGTGTCCAGGATCGAATCATAGGCCTCGGCGCCGAAATCATAGACGCGGTCAAGAGTGGCCGGGGCGGCCAGCAGACTGAGGTGGTCGGTGCATTTCGACAGCAGGCGGTCGATGAAGGCAGTGTCGATCCGATCCGGCGCGAACACCGCGTCGGCGATTCCCTGGGGTGGGTCCTGGTTGTAATCGAGGCCGGCGGTGCCGAAGGCGAGGTCGAGATCGGCGACGACCGCGTCCAGCGCGAGGTCGCGGGCGATCGCCCAGGCGATATTGTGGGACAGGGTCGAGGCCCCGACACCGCCCTTGGCGCCGATCACCGCGATGATGCGGCCGACCGCCTTGGCCTCCGGCGTCGAGAACAGGTTGCACACCGATCGCACGACGTCGATGGCGTTGATTGGTGCGATCAGATAGTCGCTGACGCCGCGTCGGACAAGTTCGCGATACAGCGTCACATCGTTGACGCGGCCGACGATGATGACGCGCGTCCCCGGATCGCAGACGGTGGCGAGGTTGTCGAGCTCGGCCAGAATGTCGCTGCGCCCATCCGTCTCCAGCAGGATGACGTTGGGGGTCGGGGCGGCGCGATAAGCTTCGGTTGCCGCGGCGATGCCGCCCATCTGGATCTTGAGATGTGCCTTCGCCAGCCGGCGATCGTCGCCAGCGGCCTGAATGGCCGCGGCGGCCTCCACCGTCTCGCAGAACGCCTGCACCGAGACGCGTGGCGCCGGTGCGATGTGCTCGTCGACCGCAGCCGGCTGCGCTTCGGTCTCCTGAGTCTGACGCGCGTAGCTGATCATTTTCCGAGATCGCTGATTTTGGCCTTGTCGCCGGTGGTGTAGGTGGTGGCGGTATCGCTACCCTTCTTGTATTTCTCGAATGCCGCGGACCGGCGAGCGCCGTAGGGCGGGGTCTCTGGTCGCGGCTGCACCAGATCGGATGGGTTGTCGATCATGGCGGCGAGGTTGCGCTGCGTCGCGCAGCCGAAGTTGTGGTAGGGCTTGTTCTCGATATAGGTCCGGTTCTTGATCGACGGGCCGATGTCTTCGGGCCAGAGGCCGCAGGGGCCGGCCTCCGCCGCAATGCGCGGATAGCTCAGGCGGATGGTGGCGAACTGGCGCGGGTCGGCCGGCCGATAGCGGCGCTCGACGATGGCGCGAGACGGGACGCCGAGCGCGGAGAGCAGCGAGCGCACTTCCCGATAGGCGTCGGCCGCGGCACGGGCATTGGGCGTATCCTTCGGAACGTCGATCGTCAGCGTCCCGGTACCGTCGCGCAGCCACGACTGACCGACACTGATCACGTCGGCGCGCTGGGTGGCGCTCAGGCCGCCTCGGCCCGTCCCGACGAAGATTTCGGTCGAGCGGGGGGCTTCGTCGATGACGATCGGATGGCGCTGGCGGTAGTCCGCCGGGATTGCCGCCATGGCGCCGTCCCTGTCGCGGGCGTGGGTGAGACAGCCGCCGAGCGACAGCGCGAGACCGACGAGCAGCAATCCGGTGTGCCACCGGGGCTTCGGCCGAGCGGGCGATTCCTGTGCACTCATTTTTTCTGGTCCAGTCTCAATCGGTGATGAAGCCGTATTTGCCGCGATAGCTCGTGGCGGGGGCGGTTCGGCCGCGCACGCCATAGATGCGGTTGATGCTGCCGAGCAGGTCGGACTGGGGATCGGCAGCGTCGGCAAAGCCGTCGTCCGGTCGCGACAGGTCCTTCTGCGCCACGGACCGAACCACATAGGGCGTGATGATCACCGCCAGTTCGGTCTGGCGATTGACGTAGTCGCGGCTGCGGAACAGGGTTCCGAGCACGGGAAGCTGGTTCAATCCCGGGAAGCCGTTGATCGCCTGCTTGGTCTGTTCCTGGATCAGGCCGGCCAGCGCCATCGAGCCGCCGGACGGGATCTCTAGGGTGGTTTCGGCCCGGCGAGTCCGAATCGAGGGCACGGTGATCGAATTGGTGCTCGTCGCGCTGACCTGCTGAGTGACGCTGATCGCATTTTCGTTGGACAGCTCGGAGACTTCCGTCATCACCCGCAGGCTGATGCGACCTTCGGTGAGCACCACGGGGGTGAAGTTGAGCGAAATGCCGAACTTCTTGAATCCGATCTGGGTGGTGCAGACGTGGGTGGTGGGGTCGCAGGAATAGCCCTGTGGCAGCGGGAATTCGCCGCCGGCCAGGAAGGTCGCCGATTCGCCAGAGATCGCCGTCAGGTTCGGCTCCGCCAGCGTGCGGATCACGCCGGCGCTCTCCATCGCCCGCAGCACCGCCGTAACCGACTTGAAGCTTCCGGTGACGTTGTTGGCGCCGACCAGCGCGCCGCCCTGCGCGGTGAACGGATTGGAGTTGTTGAAATTCAGGACGCTGCCGGTCCCCGACAGATCGATGCCGAGCTGCTTGATGATATTGCGCTGGATTTCCGCGACGGTGACCTTGAGCATGACCTGGTCGCGGCCGCGCACGGCAATGTTGTTGACGACCTTGGTGGCGTCGCCAACCAGCCGGCCGGCGATGTCGACCGCCTGCTGGGCATCGGCGGGGGTCGCGGCGGAGCCGGACAGCAACACGCCGTCGCCGACACCCTCGATGTTGATGTCGCTGCCCGGAAAGGCCTGGCGCAGCGCGGCGCGGACCCCGTTGAGGTCGCGCTTGACGGCGATGTCATAGGCCGCGATCTGCTGGCCGGCGGCGTCGAAGAAGACGATGTTGGTCTGGCCCACGGCAACGCCGATGATATAGGCGCGCTGGGCCGAGCGGATTACCGCATTGGCGATCTTAGGATCGGCGACGAGGACGTCTTTCACATCGTGCGGCAGGTCGACGACCACCGACTTGCCGATGCCGAGCGGCAGGAAACGTGCGTTCATCGTCGCCGAAGCGCCGCTGCTGTCGGCTGCCAGAGCCGGCGTCAGGGCGGTGGTCCCCACCACGACGCCGTTGAGCGTCAACGCCGTCAGCGCCGCCAGCGACCAGCTGCGCAGCCGCTCGGTTCGCCGCAAACTTGCTTTGTGCCCCCGCGTCATTCCTCAGGTTTCCTTGGTCATCGCTGCACAGTCGCCGAGGTGGGAACACCGAAGCGGACGACGTTGATATTGTTGCTGGCCCTGCGGTCATCGGCGGCGGCGGGCGCGTTGACATCGACGATGCTGCGCAGCGCAAGCATCAGGGTGCCGGTCTGGCGCGCCTTGGCGAGCACTTCCGCCTGCTCCGGCCTGAGCTCGAGCGTCGCGGTCTTGCCGACGACGACCTTCTGTCCGTTCTTTTCCTCGATGGTCTGGTCGATCGCCATAACCCGGACGTTGCTCAGGATGATCTCGGAGACCACCTGATCGGCGCCGGGGCGGTTGTTGCCCGCGTCCCGCCGCGACAGGATGACGTCGACATGATCGTTGGGCAGGATGAAGCCGCCGGCGCCGGTCTCGGCGGAGATTTCGGTCGATACCGCGCGCATGCCGGTGGGCAGAAGCGCCGCCATGATCCCGGACGTCGGGCCCTTCACCAGCTTCATATCCCTGATCGGTTCGCCCGCCAGAAACGGCGAACGAGCGATCGAGCCGCCATACTGCGCGATGGCGTCGGGACGCTGATTGCGGCGAATGAAGTTGTCGCTGGAATTGGCCGCCGGCCAGGTCTGCCATTGCAGATCGGCGGGGGTGACCGTCTGCCCGAGCGGGATATCGGACTTCGCCACCAGCACATCGACGGTTTCGATCTGCGCCGTCGGAGCCTGAACGACCTGCTTGGTCTCCGAACCGCTGACGAGATAAATCGCCAGGCCGCCAGCCGCGACCGAGATGGCCAGAACGACGATTTTAGCGGTGTTCATACGCTTCACTTTCCGCAACGCACGTGCGACGCAGCCGTCGCTGTGATGCGGATTTGATCAGCTAAACGTCAAAGCATGGTTAATGAGGCGTATCCAAATCGCGTTAACGAGATCTTTCAGAACGCCGGCGGGTTCGATCCGACCTTCATCGCTGCGCGTCAAATCCAGCTTGCGACATGGGACAGGTCGACCGCCCTGATCCACGATGTCTCAGGATAGACGGCAAGGGCTCCGAGCGCGAGCGCGATGCCGTAAGGAATATCGGCGTCCTTGATGTGCAGGCGTTGCAGCCACTCCTGGCGCCCGAGCGAGACCGGCAGCGGCAGGTGCCGGAATTGAATCAGGAGCAGCGTCAGAGCGCCGCCGAACAGCGATGCGTAGAGCAGGAAATCGAGCAGATGGGGTAGTCCGAGCCAGAGTGCGGCAGTGGAGGCCACCTTGGCGTCGCCGCCGCCGATCCAGCCCATGGCGAAGCAGCCGAACGCGGCGATGAGCACCAGGATCCCGGCGGCGCCGTGACCGAGCACATCTCCGACCGGCATGCCGCCGGCTGCGGCGAGCACCGCGAAGCCGGCCACCAGCAGCAGCGAGACGCGGTTCGAGATGGTCATGGTCAGGAGGTCGCTGACGGCGGCAAAGGCCATCAGCGCCGGAAAGAACATGAGGCGGGCGAAATCGAGAAGCAGGGTCATGCGGGCGCCCAGGGCGTCGGTCGAGGCGGGTCGGCGCGAATCCTAACACCCCACAGATGAATAATCGACCAACGCGGCGCTCACAGCCTCGCTATCAGCCGAAACGCGATTGCCGTCAGCGCCAATGCCAGTGCGGAGCAAACGATCAGGGTGGTCTCGAGCGTCGGGGTCGTCCGGAAGCGGGTGACGTCGGCGTGCCCGCGCGGCGGAGCGGATTGACGTTGAATCGCAGGCCCTGTCGGCATGGATCACACCCGGAATCCCGCGCCGGAAGCAGCACAGGAGCTATAACGGAAAAGGACTCCGGCCAGCCGGAGCCCCTTTTAGCTGTCGTGGTCGTCGCGCTTACTTCAGCGAGGAGCTGATG encodes the following:
- a CDS encoding YeeE/YedE thiosulfate transporter family protein, whose amino-acid sequence is MTAIIAVLGPILMGTLFGFLLQRGRVTSCNVIEDQFRLRDFTVLKVMGTAIIVGGLGVLLLIDTGGTKYYVKDANMLGVALGAALFGIGMVVYGYCPGTALGAIATGSVHALVGALGMIVGAILYALSFDWVKSHVLNAWALGKVRLPDVTGIPDMAWFAILAVGAAAFFWRVETSEAKKA
- a CDS encoding type II secretion system F family protein, which encodes MIDFIIEKFHDTRFMAMLLAAVAASVTVYTLVTPLFAGENLAKRMKAVANERERLRQRDRERLNRNEKVALRQAPRELVRKTVEDFNLGKWLAQEAAREKLLMAGYRGHAPYTTFLFFRLVTPAVFFVGSVLYVFVLFDLQISLAMKLAICTGATYLGMQAPMLFLRNAIAKRQLSIKRAFPDALDLLLICIESGMSVEAAFHRVSQEIGTQSIALAEELTLVTAELSYLQDRKIAYENLARRTGLESVKSVAVALQQAERYGTPLAMTLRVLAQENRDMRMTEAEKKAAALPPKLTVPMIVFFLPVLFVVILGPTGIKVSAYMSH
- a CDS encoding type II secretion system F family protein, encoding MKMQALALAFLAALAVGGIAWVFIYPLLSGERQAEKRRASFARIEAGGRGVDRTQRSRREQVEETLKQIDERAKKKQQVDLASRLSQAGLDWSKEKFLIISAVIGGIGFLLPLTAGMGLVAALGVGFAAGFGLPRWVLGFLKKRRENKFLEALPDAVDVIVRGIKSGLPLFDSIRVVATEAPEPLRSEFSAIVETQAIGIPLGEACARLYDRMPLAESNFFGIVISIQQKSGGNLSEALGNLSKVLRDRKKMKAKIQAMSMEAKASAAIIGALPPIVMVLVYISTPDYISLLWTHPTGRIMLAACLVWMSTGIFVMKRMINFDF
- a CDS encoding CpaF family protein — encoded protein: MFGKRSGVEAESRLKPASAGYDAPAPRSVEPTPLVAAPPLSPARTAPPPAADIRRSDNYYQVKATIFGALIEAIDLAQLAKLDAESAREEIRDIVNEIIAIKNIVMSIAEQEELLDDICNDVLGYGPLEPLLARDDIADIMVNGANTVYIEVGGKIQKTGIRFRDNQQLLNICQRIVSQVGRRVDESSPICDARLADGSRVNAIVEPLAIDGPVLTIRKFRRDKLTLDQIVRFGAISPEGAEILKIIGRVRCNVLISGGTGSGKTTLLNCLTNYIDHDERIITCEDAAELQLQQPHTVRLETRPPNLEGEGQVTMRELVRNCLRMRPERIIVGEVRGPEAFDLLQAMNTGHDGSMGTLHANNPREGLSRCESMITMGGLGLPSRTIREMICSSIDVIIQAARLRDGSRRITHITEVMGMEGDTIITQDIFLYDIVGEDAEGRIIGRHRSTGIGRPKFWERARYYGEETRLAAALDAAELPLSGS
- a CDS encoding AAA family ATPase, whose translation is MISYARQTQETEAQPAAVDEHIAPAPRVSVQAFCETVEAAAAIQAAGDDRRLAKAHLKIQMGGIAAATEAYRAAPTPNVILLETDGRSDILAELDNLATVCDPGTRVIIVGRVNDVTLYRELVRRGVSDYLIAPINAIDVVRSVCNLFSTPEAKAVGRIIAVIGAKGGVGASTLSHNIAWAIARDLALDAVVADLDLAFGTAGLDYNQDPPQGIADAVFAPDRIDTAFIDRLLSKCTDHLSLLAAPATLDRVYDFGAEAYDSILDTLRSSVPCIVLDVPHQWSGWARRTLVSADDILIVAEPDLANLRNTKNLFDLLKAARPNDRAPLYCLNRTGVPKRPEISAREFAKAMECDPVASIPFEPQTFGVAANNGQMIAEISSTHRSAEIFLQIAQRLTGRSETKRPRSSLLSPLLERLRSK
- a CDS encoding CpaD family pilus assembly protein; the protein is MSAQESPARPKPRWHTGLLLVGLALSLGGCLTHARDRDGAMAAIPADYRQRHPIVIDEAPRSTEIFVGTGRGGLSATQRADVISVGQSWLRDGTGTLTIDVPKDTPNARAAADAYREVRSLLSALGVPSRAIVERRYRPADPRQFATIRLSYPRIAAEAGPCGLWPEDIGPSIKNRTYIENKPYHNFGCATQRNLAAMIDNPSDLVQPRPETPPYGARRSAAFEKYKKGSDTATTYTTGDKAKISDLGK
- a CDS encoding type II and III secretion system protein family protein; this translates as MTRGHKASLRRTERLRSWSLAALTALTLNGVVVGTTALTPALAADSSGASATMNARFLPLGIGKSVVVDLPHDVKDVLVADPKIANAVIRSAQRAYIIGVAVGQTNIVFFDAAGQQIAAYDIAVKRDLNGVRAALRQAFPGSDINIEGVGDGVLLSGSAATPADAQQAVDIAGRLVGDATKVVNNIAVRGRDQVMLKVTVAEIQRNIIKQLGIDLSGTGSVLNFNNSNPFTAQGGALVGANNVTGSFKSVTAVLRAMESAGVIRTLAEPNLTAISGESATFLAGGEFPLPQGYSCDPTTHVCTTQIGFKKFGISLNFTPVVLTEGRISLRVMTEVSELSNENAISVTQQVSATSTNSITVPSIRTRRAETTLEIPSGGSMALAGLIQEQTKQAINGFPGLNQLPVLGTLFRSRDYVNRQTELAVIITPYVVRSVAQKDLSRPDDGFADAADPQSDLLGSINRIYGVRGRTAPATSYRGKYGFITD
- the cpaB gene encoding Flp pilus assembly protein CpaB, whose product is MNTAKIVVLAISVAAGGLAIYLVSGSETKQVVQAPTAQIETVDVLVAKSDIPLGQTVTPADLQWQTWPAANSSDNFIRRNQRPDAIAQYGGSIARSPFLAGEPIRDMKLVKGPTSGIMAALLPTGMRAVSTEISAETGAGGFILPNDHVDVILSRRDAGNNRPGADQVVSEIILSNVRVMAIDQTIEEKNGQKVVVGKTATLELRPEQAEVLAKARQTGTLMLALRSIVDVNAPAAADDRRASNNINVVRFGVPTSATVQR
- a CDS encoding prepilin peptidase encodes the protein MLLDFARLMFFPALMAFAAVSDLLTMTISNRVSLLLVAGFAVLAAAGGMPVGDVLGHGAAGILVLIAAFGCFAMGWIGGGDAKVASTAALWLGLPHLLDFLLYASLFGGALTLLLIQFRHLPLPVSLGRQEWLQRLHIKDADIPYGIALALGALAVYPETSWIRAVDLSHVASWI